TCATACACCAATGTCCCTAAGTCATCTAAAGAGATAAGACCCAGTGAAACAACGGCGTGGAACCCGTGTCCTGTGTGGTCGCCGTATAAGTGGCTCCTCGTCCTCAATGGAGTCGCTGTCGTCATCAGGAGCTGCCTGTGTCGGGGTCCTCGGCGGGACATGGACGGGTCTGGATGATGACAGGCCGGCAACTGAATGTGACTCTAGTGACTGGGCCGATGCAGGTGTCCCACCAAGGGCAAAGGTATGCACAGGAGGCACCGTGGGTGGCTCGTTCAGATCTACGTCTAGCGGTGCCTGTGGCCCTGAAGTGTGAACCCGTCCTGGAGCAGCCTCATCCTCCTGCATGATGGTCCTGATATCCTCAAGGAAATGCGGTCCACCGAACTCGGCAACAACACCATCGCTAGCAAGGAAGTCTGGAAACATGGAGCCCAGACTCACCCATGGAGTACTCTCTTGAAGGGTCTGATCGTCACCGGGAACACCGACAAAATAATCTCCAAGAGGTCCACCCACACCACCAGCGTCAGCGCGACTCATGGGATCTCCCATACTAGATCCATACCACTCACCATCATGACCCCCCTGATGGGGCCTATCAACCCCCGCTGCATCACCTCCTCCAGCTGCATCCCCCCAGGCTGATGGGCAGCCTCCCTAGGCGCAGCTCCTCTCCTCCTGCCTCCACGACCACGTCATCTCCCGCCACCCCTAACTACGTCGTGAACGTCATCCATAGCTTGCTCCAACCAATCTACCTCACGCTGGCTACGACGTGTCCCGACTCGGGCTCTCCTCTCAATACGACGTCTGTCAGGAACATCGTCGACTCGGTCCATCTCTGGAACTCGGCCTGCACCCCTCTGCGTAGCCTCCTCTGGAATAGGAATACCTCTCGGATCCCCCAAGAGCATCTCCGGTGAAAGGAACCTCTTTCCATGCTGATGCCACCATGCCAAGAACTCATGGGAGGGGCCGGGATCGGGCACGATGTCGAACTGTAAAATGTGCTCCGCACGCTCCTGCCAGTGAAGATGCCAGTCAGGTAAGTGCGACGGGAACCAACGGTCACCTCCTCTCCCGTCCTTCGACATCAAGAAGTCAATGTTCAGGGCGGGACGCGGTGGGGGCTGAACGCCACCAAACTGCGGTAACACTCTATCAACCTGATGCCACTCGACCACCGCAAAATAAATCAGGGACGTCACACACCGCCATAACATCGTATGCCGAGGCTCCAAGACCTCCGGATGGACAACCTGAATGACGTCGAGTGCACTATAGGGCATCCATATGAACTGTAAAAAAAATCAGATAAACACAATTTTATACTTCTGACACAAAATATAAACTGAAAGAACAGGTGGATATAGATATGGGCTCAGCGTACTTACATCTCGAGGCTGTAACAAGTCGATCTTCAGGCGAGCCATCTGTACGCGGGGTCCCTTGTTGTTAATCCCAGGATTGTAACCAGACCATCTGCGTAACAAGTTAAACATTTTAATGCGTTCATGACTCACTCTACAATGCATGAAACTGCTTGCATAATCGAAAATAGATACAATAGGCATACATAATACAAAACAATATCGGTACCTCGAGGCAAGGGGCCAGCTAAACGCATCATACCAAGTAGGCCTAAAAGTAGGAAACCTCCAGAAGATCCAAGACTACGGTAACTGTAAAGGCCCAGCTAACTTCACGACATGTCTGTTGGCGACCCGGCACATGCACTGGTACAACCACGCTAATGCCGCCGACCCCCAACTATAGccacccatctcctcaagccgAGCAACATAAGGTAGCCATCTGATGTGTATACGATTGCCGGACTTATCGGCAAACAGCTGCGTGCCCAGTAACATCATCATATAGGCACGGGAAAAGCGCCTAACTGTTTCCTCGTCCGCCCCGTCGGGACACTCTCCAAATGTCTCCTGGAACCAGGTGCAGTTCACTGCGAATTTCTGAACTTGGTTCTCAAGAGGTAAAACACCAAGTAACTCATGGAACCACTGCCAGGCGGGCCTCCCACCCTCAATGTAAAGGTGGAAGTCTGTCAGGCAACCACTGACGTAATGTCCGTCAACTGGCAACCCCAGTTGGTATGCAACGTCTTGAAGCGTGATGGTGCACTCTCCGAATGGCATGtggaaggtgtgcgtctcagGCCGCCACCTCTCGACGAATGCACTAACTAGGGGCTCGTCTAGTCGAAACCATCTGTCGttcagtctcgcaagatggtacaagccggccatctgcaagtacggaacgtacctCTCATTAAGACGCATCCCCTGCTGCCGCCTAACGCTGGATATGCAACGCCGAGGCTGGGCAGTAGATAAACCGCACAATTAGAACATATGCACAAACCACTAACATATACAATTTACTTCACAAGGAACCCAAAAATAAATCGTAAAACTCAACATATAGTAAATGAATTATCAACATTGTCTTCAGAAACAGATAACACAAACCACGtgaaaaaaccattaacaaatacAAAAATCACTAACAAGTAAAACTGTTAACAAAAACAGCTACCACATACCTCTATCATAAACCACTACCCTAAACCACTAATCGTCACTAAAACCACTATCAAAAATCATTAACAAAAACCCCTAACAAAAACCAATAACAAAACCCACTAacacaaaaaccattaacaaaaaccaccTCCCTACACCACTATCGTAAACCGCTAACACTGACGTAAACCGCTAtaaaaaaccattaaaaaaaacCACTTGCCCACACCACTATCCTAAACCGCTAAGACTAACATAAACCGCtataaaaaaccattaacaaaaaccacttGCCTAAACCACTATCCTAAACCCCTGTCCTAAACCGCTATCCCAAACCACTTCCCTAAaccactatcctaaaccactAACAATAACATAAACCATTATCAAAAACCAATAACAAATACCACTATCACTAAACCACTATCATAAGACACGGACAAATGGCACTATCATAAACCGCTTTCATCAACCACTACCATAAACCACTAACAGAAAACACTATCAACAGCGCAACATCATAaaccactaacctcgtcgttgatcaccccggcgatatgagcaactccatccaaacgataaagTCTCCCAGGATCGTCCCTCATCGCCTAAATATGCCGCTCCGGTCTTACTCGGCCCAAATGTTGGTCGTATTCTCTGGGATTTGGTAGGGTATGGGAATGAGAAAGTGATTCGAATGAACttggttcgaactccttatatagccgaaacccttgtaattcgaatcaactagaTTCGAATTACTAACTCCCACCAACTACACCTAattcgaatcaatttgattcgaaAATTACTCGCATGCCATTCTCCCACTAATTCAAATTGATATAATTCAAACTACACTATCCTAATTCAAAGCTTATCGTTTTGAATTACTATGAAAAAGTTCTTGCAAGTAATTCGAATGGAGTCAATTCGAATTACGTGGAAAGATGATTCGAAtcctattgattcgaattacataaatatGAGTTCTAGTGGATTGAGGTATCAAAGTTTGATTTAGCTAATTTGGGTTAAAATGAGCTGCCCTTGGCTCATTTGAATTTTTTACCCTAAAAAATAACGAGTTATcatttttatataaacaaatcattttaaaaaatcttgAGAAATAAGACATTTATTTTGTGTTTACCAGTGTATTATTAATCCATTCTCATATTCTTTTATTCATTACATGCCATTATAATTAAAATGCTAAACACTTTATACTAACATTAAAaggtttttaattcaaatattagaaattataaaaaGCATTTTTTtacggatatatatatataagaaagacattttaagaacaaaaaattatGTACCATACTTTTCTCTATATCCCATAGATAAAACTATATCTTATACTCTCCAATCACTGATAATTAAAGACGGAAAATTCCTCTTAAATTTGTCGTATTTAAGAGAATGTTTGAAAACAATATTAGAAAtcgtcaaaaaaaaaataattcaattaggTATCCTTTAAATATGGTACAATTTTCAGCCTTTTTTTAcagtaattcaaaaaaaaaaaccaacacaTCTAAAAATTGTAATTAGATTTAGTGTCTGTaagaattaaattcatatttaaaattcaaattaaatcaaactaaaatttaaaatttaaatcttaaatttctgttttaaatttaatatatttaatataataatatatttataatttaaatacacctctaaaatttaaattactcaaaatttaaaatttaacttttaaaattctaaattaaattttaaatcatttaatGATTCACTAAACACATTCAAAATAGGGGAAGAGTAGTCACAAAACCCcacatccaaaaataaaaaactcagaACGGCAATTTAGCGGCACTCTGAAGACAGAGAGACTTCATTCCCCTGCCGCCGTTCGTTTGCACCACCCTCTTCGTCGGCCTTCATCATCGACGCCCTACAACGGCAACTCGGCGGCGCTCGTTGGAAACCCGTAGAAGTCACTCCCTGCTGCCGTTCGTCCGCGCCACCCATTCCTCCACCACGTCGCTCATCCACAACGCTGCATTCCTCTCCTTCCAGGCTCATCTTCGTCGCCGCCGTTTGTCACACATCAACCACGCGGACGACTTAACTGAGGTTTGGATTGTTCTGACACCACTAATTTTTGCATTATTCTatataaagttttgatttttttttctaatttgaaaaataaattccgAATAAAATGGCTTGAGAAGATTTACATCTATATTGTAATGTTTTTTTATCTTTGCATGTCCAATGTTGTGTTTTTTGGAAGTGTTCGAATCGAATTTTTTTGTTAGTAAGTTCATGGTTGCTGACTTACGTTATATCAATTTAGCTATTACTGGAGTTGCTGGCTTAGGTTCATGGTTGTGAGGaaaattacttttctttcttgcttacTTTTCTTTCATATCGTAGGCTTGAACGATTATAGGACATGAGCACTAATATTCTCATCTGTGTGTTTAAGTGTTATAGCATTATATGAAAGCTTTCTTTTCTACCcccaataataaataattttattgattttggattttttattttttagaatggATTAACTCTGACGGGTGCAAGGAAATTATGATTAAGTTCTATTTTGTAGTGTGTTACTGATTGAAAGATGTTATTTTTGTTGAATAGCTTTCATAGTCAATTAGCTTGGTGGGTTGGTTGCATGGGCTGGTTACACTGATATTAAAAGAAATATATCTATTTGTTGGAATGAGAATAAAGATAAGAACTTGTACAAGTAATTAGCGTAGATTATTACGATTCAAGACGTATACTTAATTAGTTTgattaaagaagcaaaaagaaaactAGAGTTTACAAGAGAAGCTGTAGCTATAGTCATAaaaattgtgtttttattttccaattataacacatctaatagtataatattatatacaaaatattcttaaaacacatctaaaattgtaAAAATCTAGTTTTTAAATATAAACGTTTTCAAAATCGTTAAATTCtagttcttaaataaaaatgtacaTAATACAActaatcttttgatttttgattcgATAAAATGcatctaatatttattatttaaattattggttggatttttttgttattttttaaatgataacacatctaatagtatgatattatagacaaaatattttaaaacacatctaaaatcgtAAAAATCTAGTTTTTAAATATAAACATTTTCAAAATTGTTAAATTCTAGTTTTTACATAAAAACgcacataaaataattaattattttgatttttgattcgATAAAATGCatctaatatatattatttaaattattagttggattttttcgttacttatttaaatattaaCGTTTTCAAAGTTattattatcaacaattaatttaagttttttattaattataaaaaatatccaacatatttattatagtattagttaatatttttattacttgTTTGAGCATTAGTATTTATTCatcttaattcttttttttatgttaatttttggtattttaaaTAATGGTTGAAATTAGTTTATATCGTAAGTTTATTACACATACAAAATAATACAATCGAACTAACAATAtatttaaaacacatccaaaaatcTAGATTAATAGTAcaagataattttttttggtcTTACTGATccaaaatatttaactaaaatgGACATCTACAAGTGTTTTCGGTAAAAACTTTATGTTTAACCTTATGATATAAACAATGTGCAATGTAGAATCATAATGCCAGTTAAAAAACGTACTTCATCTGGTACAAAGAAAGGAAAATCAGTAGTTAGTAAGGCTTCCGATGGCAGACTTCATGAATCTGATGTTTCTTAACAAATTACATAAACACATGTGTAGAAAATAATGATACCTTTCACCAATGCAAAATGAAAAAGTGCTTTAACTGGAAGTGCTGATAGTCTTCACCAATGAAGACGAGATGGAGAATTCAGCTGGCAGCGTCTTTTTTGGTTTGAGATTCACTAATGCGTGTGAATGTCCGTGGAATAAGGAATTTAAAAAACTGTATTTGTTACGTGAAGTTACGAAAGTAAAGCAAAATCACCGTAACCACTAATGAAGTGggtggattttaaaatttaaattaaaatctaattatagatatgtatctataaaataaaaacatgttacaacaaaaaaataattaaatattatttaaatttggtTAAAGGCTGATTAATATTGTACAACTAgcattttccaaaaaaaaaaggagagaataaCAGACTCAAAGAAAATGGGACATAGGATGAAAAGCATAATACCTCCGGTTAGAAGCCTCTAATTATACAcagattaaaagaaaaatattaataaaacagtAGCGTTAAAGCAAGAGAAATGCTATTTACCCCCAACAAGTCCTCAACTGTTAATCAACttctaaataaaaaaacttaattatattaattttcatATACCCACTATTCATTCTTTAAAAAACTAACATTCAAATgagatttaatttactttttgttAGTTGTATGAAATAGTTAGAAATTGGTTTAATATATGATGGAGTAAGAATACTAACGATAGTTTTGATGAATGAATAATTTTGGATAAATAGTTTGAAGAATTTGATAGTTATATTATTGATGTGTTAAGGAAAGAGTATAAAAGTCAGTGGAATTtgtgtttgttagtttttattatgaattttatgatGGTCTATTTATAGGCTTCTTAAGTTGATTTTAAATAATTCTAAGtcttagatatttttatatattaacctAAATATTTTCAAATACTAATCTTAGATATTTCTAGTACTTGATTTATTTacttaacttttaaattttttatcataatatttaaatatttatttttatgaagcGAACAAGATCTTGagaattttagaaaattctaCAAATGTGTAGCATAATCAATACTCCTTCAATGTACATTTATGTAATTCCAATCATCTCTCGAAATAGTTTGAACTTTGATCTTGGTAGTGCCTTAGTGACGATGTCAGCCAGTTACTCATTTATGTTGCAATACTCGATCTTTATCTTTTTCTCCAATATAACTTCTCGTGTAAATGATACTTGATAGTACCTTACTTCTTCTAGACCGGATATAGTTCAAAGTGTTGGAGTTTGTTCTAGATTCCAATCACATCCTAAAGAATCACATCTTTCAGCCGTTAAAAGGGTTATTAGATATGTTAATGGCACTTCTAATTTTGATTTGTGGTATCCCAAGTCTAATGATTTTTGTGTAGTAGGTTATTATGATGCAAATTTTTCCAGTAATAAAGTGGATCGTAGAAGCATATCTGGCAATTACTGCTTTCTTGGGAGATCTCTAAAtgtgtggtcaagcaaaaagcaaTCCACGGTTGCTCTATCAATTGCCAAGGTTGAATACATTGCAGCATTATCTTGTTGTTCTCAGTtattatggttaaaaacacaatccGCTGACTAAAAATTGAAAGCCAATAACATTCCTTTATTGTGTGATAAACATTTCTAAATATCATGTCTTGCACtctagaactaagcacattgaagtGAGATATCACTCAATTAGAGAacatgtttataaaaaaaatattagcattcaatttgttagaTCAGAAGATTaatttgctgatatttttactaaACCACTGGCTGAGGACAGCTTCTGCAAGTTGAGGATAGCTCTAGACATTATCTGTGTTGATTCATTAATCTAATTTGATGATCAGAGTCTCTCAGGTCGATAAGAGACAATTCTGTACAGATGATGAGTTCCTCAAGATTCCTTTGATCAATGCTAAGTATTGCCTTCTGAACAGATGGGTCAAGCTAAATTTCTTTTGTGGTCCCTTGTGTTTCCTTAAAATTTACTTTGGATCCAAAAAAGAGTTATATTCTATGAGTTGGCCTCATCATCTTTAGATCATAAATCTATattctttatttatctttttctatcaAGTCAAATCACTCTCAGATATTCAGAAGATTTCTTTGGACTTATCTTTTTAAACTTATTTTGTCATCTtcataaaatcttttaattattttttttggaaatatcttttcaatttattttgaaagatcactttttgtttttcaaaatttgtctTTGTTGTATATTTATTGAAAATCACTCATCTTCTTCACCTTAcaattttcattattttcaaaaactataTTCATAAGTGTTTCTTAAAATGAGAAAGAAGGTGGCTACTCGTAGAGGCTCTCTGACAAATTGTCTTCCTAAAAACCCTTCTCTTAAAACTCAAGCACACATCCACATATACATTCACTCTCACTCCTCTTCACATTCCTCACCCATTCCCGAAACATGGCCCGAACGAAGAACATAGCTCGCCGTCCCACTACATGTCTCCAAACGCTGGTACTTCTCGAGCAAATACGACCAAGTGCAAGAAACCTATGACAGAGAAAGACcatcctctctctcctcctcgTCGATCCTCCGTTCATCCTTGAGGATGCTCCGCCTCCCAAGGTCCATTCTAATAGAGGTCACCGAAGTCCTATGTTTCAATTTGTCAAAGAACCTTGTGATCTTGAGCCCATtggttttaaatttcattttggCAATCTTTCACACTCTCATTTCGATTCCTTTCGTTTTTCTTCTAGTATGAACTTTGAGTTTCACAGGACAGTAGTGGCTAATCATCCCTTGTGTTCTACCTATCTTGTTGATTTAGATGCTTTGACTAATAAAGATTTAAACTTTGTGAAAAATATTGTTTACCTACATTGAGAACAtcttttcaaaatccaaaacctATTTTTTCATATTTGGTTCATGAATTCTATGTCAACATATTTTATCATGAAGAAAATATACACTCATATGTAAAGGGCCATAAAATTTCTTTAAACAAAGACATCATTAGTGAAGCTCTAGGTTATTATGACCTAGGTGTTAATgcttacatttttttaaaatgggATGATGATCTTGGTATTTTTCATCAAGAGGTTCCGGCCAATATATGTGTGAATATTTTTCTCTTGGATGGTGCTACTCTAAATCATAGATCTCTAGGTCCTGTTAGAGCCCAATTACATTGAATTATTACTCATATTCTATTACCCCAAAGTGATTCAAATCACATTCTGTGACACCTTAGTTCTATATACCATTCGCAACAAACTGAAATTTCTTTTGCATATTTGATGATGCGTCACATGTATGGCTGCATCTGAAGTGACAAAAATATTTCTTTACCATATATCATATTTTTAACTTGCTTTTTCAAATACTTTGGTGTTGATCTCATTGATGAGAAACAAGAGAATAGAACCTCTTATCTGAAAGGCGATGGTGcagtaaagtaaataaaaaaaggaaCTAGGACTGAAAAGGACACTGTTatggaagaagaataagaagaagatgaaagtcTTCCTCCATCCTTGGCTACGGATATATTTTTCTCCCATAGGTATATAGTCAATGGAGTGGTCAAGGACGTTctacaaaaatttataaacatGACCAAGCACCTCATCAACTCCagtaaacaagaaaaaaaattggcaaTTTAGAATGAAAAAGTCTCATAGCCGAGTTGAAGTACTTCTGAAGTACATTGATTCTTTGAGAGAAGAATCAATCCAATCTGATTAAGAAGATGAAGATCTCTTGGAAACTGAGGATGAGGGATCTGATTTATAAACCATTATGTCTATTGCTGCTACTTAAAAATTGTTTCTTTTATGTGTGTTATGATCTTtggatataatatttttttttgtctgaaTAACTATAATATGACTAGTAGGACTTAAACTTTGAACTACTTAATTTATATGACTAACAAAATATTTTGTGCAGGGCATTTTTTACTTCTTTGATGACAAAAGAGAgagtaaaaatgaaaaataagttaatGAATGATATATTGAGAGACTATGCTATTTGGTATAGTTTGGTGCTACTTTATGAGTTTGGGAATTGATTGTTTATTCCTATCAGTTTATTCCTACTAAAATCTTATCATTGTTGGTTGTAgctttttttttatctctaatcTTCATTGGCTATAGTTCCTTCATATATTGCTATTTAATAGTGATTACAGGCTGAGAGATAGCACATATTAAGGGGGAGCTAACCGAATAAAAAAAGGGGAGAACTACATGAAGTTAGATCATCAAAAGAAAGCATCATTAACTCTTCTCACCTCTTTTAATTacaatttattttcttaaataatgTCTATCattaataaaaacaataataatttgaTGATTGACAAAATATTATTAGTTAGGTTAAAAGCCCAAAAATTTTTGTAATGTATGTGGTTATTGTGCAGAAAAATAAACAGGCTCAATTCACTTGCCAACACTCTTCTCTCCTTTATCCTGTAATCAATGTGCTAAAATTCTTTTGCAAACTCTCTCTTTCATCCAGTAGCCCGAAATTCACATGATGTACCCCCAAATCAAGGGTGAAAAGATGTTTTACAAGACTAAATGGCATGATCAGAAGTGGGTTGAAGCAAAATGAAAAAGTGATACACCTAGTTTAagcattaaaattgaaaaagaggaaaaaagtcAATGTTGGAGgcaaaagagaaaaatcaaatCTGATTTGATacaaaagcaaataaaaaaatctaagttGCCATCTTTGTGTAACCACTCTAACTTGTTGAAGCTATTATTTTTCTGTTGTATATTTTCgagtaagaaaaaaaaaggttttttttgTAAATCAAAGGCCACAATTAAAATTTAGAGCCAAAAAATGAATCAATAGTTTGGATCTTTAaagtcaaaagaaaaagaaagaaagagaagcagCCAGCCATGAAACTCTGATGATGTCCCATTTTTTCTCTGAGTCACTGCTCTGATTTTTGGAAAAGAAGAACAAACTCAAGATATTCAACTAAACTCAAATTTTGGAAGCTTTACTCTTATATACAAGGGTAAATGACCATAAATTAAAGTAAGTAGAGTGAGCACACTATTTGGGTTTTCATAGCTTTCTAGCTATACCATCTTCTCTTTCATAGTTTTACATTGAAACTATGTTCTTCagttttatctttctttgtttcaatCAATGAAAAAAGGTAAATATGTGATGTATCAATAAAAGCCATTGAGAGAAAAGGTAAAGAGAGTAATCTTAGAGAAAAGTCTGAAATTATGTCAATCTCTTTTATAATTGTTTCTGTTTTGTTTTCATGAACCTGAGAGGTTTTTCTTACTAAGTTGGGTGAGTACTTAGTGTTGAGAGTTTAAGGAGTGAACCTAGCCAAATCAAACTTAGTTAAAAGTTTGGTTTGTCCTTGATAGGATTAGGTTGAATTTTTGGACCAGGATATATAGCTGTgttattttctcttctctgctcttTCTAATTTGCATATtacgagacaaaataaaattgtctcctacTTAATCAACTTTACAGAAGTCACAGCAACACAGAGTGTTAATCTCTTTTCTTTGGTCTGTTCTTGATTCTCTTGTTGAGAGACAAAATGAATTTGTCTCCTGCATAATTAGTATTCCAGACTTCACAACAACAAAGACTAAAATACTATCTTAAAGTCTAAAAGTGCACAAGATTAAAAGAGGTCGTAGATTCAACCTCTCTTCTCTAAGCCGTTGAGAACCttcaaatattttgaaaaaacaataataacataatagaaataaaattattagtcCTGCTATATTTCCAAGTCTTTTTGACAAATAAGTCAAACCAAGTTAACCCAAACCTAACAAACACCAATTTTCATAGTGAGGTGTTAGACACATTCCAACTCCCCACTAACGCGAACGTATCCCGCGCTCTTTAACTTGAATACATTTTTTTGTGTTCCTTCTTCTTCGTGTGTTTCCTCTTCATTGttgttttttattgttgcatTTTTTTCATCCTCTTCTTCCTATTGgtttttttcctcctcctcttcctggtggtttaattttgtaatattatgtgtttctttttcttctttatttaattttttcttgttttttattcttgttaagcggataaaacaagaagaattatgagaaagtGAAACAA
The sequence above is drawn from the Arachis hypogaea cultivar Tifrunner chromosome 4, arahy.Tifrunner.gnm2.J5K5, whole genome shotgun sequence genome and encodes:
- the LOC140184188 gene encoding protein MAIN-LIKE 1-like, which codes for MPFGECTITLQDVAYQLGLPVDGHYVSGCLTDFHLYIEGGRPAWQWFHELLGVLPLENQVQKFAVNCTWFQETFGECPDGADEETVRRFSRAYMMMLLGTQLFADKSGNRIHIRWLPYVARLEEMGGYSWGSAALAWLYQCMCRVANRHVVKWSGYNPGINNKGPRVQMARLKIDLLQPRDFIWMPYSALDVIQVVHPEVLEPRHTMLWRCVTSLIYFAVVEWHQVDRVLPQFGGVQPPPRPALNIDFLMSKDGRGGDRWFPSHLPDWHLHWQERAEHILQFDIVPDPGPSHEFLAWWHQHGKRFLSPEMLLGDPRGIPIPEEATQRGAGRVPEMDRVDDVPDRRRIERRARVGTRRSQREVDWLEQAMDDVHDVVRGGGR